Proteins from a single region of Chryseobacterium sp. W4I1:
- a CDS encoding ABC transporter ATP-binding protein, whose translation MKALKTLNPYFWKHKILLFWGLLFIIASNFFNIYKVQFVGKSVDILAGFAKEGSVGFSKQVLIYVAIIVGCSLLTGFFTFMMRQTIIVASRRIEYELKNKIYRHYQELSLTDYKQTTIGDLMNRLSEDVVAVRMYLGPGVMYVANLIILLLITSIYMVKTDASMTLWTLLPLPILSYLIYKVSSIINKKSKIMQKSQSAISTFVQDSFSGIRVVKFFAKENYIKKNYSTKVTDYQDKALDLAKTEAYFFTIILFVIGLLNVAIIVIGGQKYIDGQLSIGKIADFFMYINTLIFPFSMVGWVTSVNQRAEASMQRINEFLDKKSEVINTNFEDYPIKGDIEFRNVSYVYPNTGIRALHNLSFKINAGQSLAIMGKTGSGKSTIALLLCRLIDPTEGEILIDGKNLKEHNLTNYRNFIGYIPQESYLFSDSIENNIGFAIDRPSPEKVVEYAKIADVDKNIVEFKEQYKTLVGERGVMLSGGQKQRICIARALIKDPNIIIFDDSLSALDTETEQNILENIDRKISNATSIIITHRESSAQRADKIINLTEITNSLTA comes from the coding sequence ATGAAAGCGCTAAAAACCTTAAACCCTTACTTTTGGAAGCACAAAATATTATTGTTTTGGGGGTTACTATTTATTATTGCCAGTAATTTCTTCAATATTTATAAGGTCCAGTTTGTAGGTAAGTCGGTTGATATACTTGCAGGCTTTGCCAAAGAAGGCAGTGTGGGCTTTAGCAAACAGGTTTTAATTTATGTTGCTATTATTGTAGGATGTTCGCTTTTAACAGGATTTTTCACCTTTATGATGAGACAGACTATTATTGTAGCCTCAAGAAGAATTGAATATGAGCTGAAGAACAAAATTTACAGGCATTATCAGGAACTTTCTCTCACGGATTATAAACAAACGACCATCGGTGACCTGATGAACAGGCTAAGCGAAGATGTTGTCGCAGTAAGAATGTATCTTGGACCGGGAGTAATGTATGTTGCAAATCTTATTATCTTATTGCTTATCACAAGTATTTACATGGTAAAAACAGATGCATCAATGACGCTGTGGACCTTGTTACCGCTTCCTATTTTATCATACCTGATCTATAAAGTAAGCTCAATTATTAATAAGAAATCGAAAATCATGCAGAAAAGCCAGTCTGCAATTTCCACTTTTGTACAGGACAGCTTCTCAGGGATCAGAGTGGTAAAATTTTTCGCAAAAGAAAATTATATCAAGAAAAACTATAGCACAAAAGTAACAGACTATCAAGACAAAGCTTTAGATCTGGCCAAAACAGAAGCCTATTTCTTTACCATCATTTTATTTGTTATCGGATTACTGAATGTAGCCATTATTGTCATTGGCGGGCAAAAATATATTGACGGACAACTAAGCATTGGTAAAATAGCAGACTTTTTCATGTATATCAATACCCTGATCTTTCCTTTTTCTATGGTAGGATGGGTAACTTCTGTGAACCAAAGGGCCGAAGCTTCTATGCAAAGGATTAATGAGTTTCTGGATAAGAAATCGGAGGTAATCAACACCAACTTTGAAGACTATCCTATTAAAGGAGATATTGAATTCAGAAATGTTTCGTATGTTTATCCGAATACAGGAATCAGAGCATTGCATAATTTAAGTTTTAAAATCAATGCTGGACAATCTCTGGCAATCATGGGTAAAACCGGAAGCGGAAAATCTACCATTGCCCTGCTTCTGTGCAGGCTTATTGATCCTACAGAAGGAGAAATCTTAATTGACGGTAAGAATTTAAAGGAACACAACCTGACCAATTATAGAAATTTCATCGGATATATTCCCCAGGAAAGTTATTTATTCTCGGACTCTATTGAAAACAATATTGGCTTTGCCATCGACAGGCCTTCTCCCGAAAAAGTAGTGGAATATGCAAAAATAGCAGACGTAGATAAAAATATTGTTGAATTCAAAGAACAGTATAAAACCCTTGTTGGTGAACGTGGAGTGATGCTTTCGGGAGGACAAAAACAGAGAATATGTATCGCCAGAGCTTTAATTAAGGACCCGAACATTATCATTTTTGATGATTCTCTATCTGCTTTAGATACGGAAACCGAGCAGAATATTCTTGAAAATATCGATAGGAAAATCAGCAATGCAACCTCCATAATTATCACACACAGAGAGTCTAGCGCTCAAAGAGCTGATAAAATCATTAACCTTACTGAAATTACCAATTCTTTAACTGCTTAG
- a CDS encoding SDR family NAD(P)-dependent oxidoreductase produces the protein MNQNTGKTVLILGANSDVAKQCIGQYIDKGISVIAASRDTASLENFIKDNNLDSSKVKILYFDAVDFDSHRKFYNELPVKPHIAVYAAGFLVDNEIALQDFNGAQQMMQVNYMGAVSILNIIAMDESNKNLERIIGLSSLSGVRGRKSNFVYGSTKAAFTQYLAGLRQELASRKVIVNALVIGYIRTKINKGLQLNESLIMEPDYVAKHIVNAGNPFTIVPNFKWKMIYLILKILPESLVAKLP, from the coding sequence ATGAATCAAAATACAGGAAAAACCGTTCTCATTTTAGGAGCTAATTCAGATGTGGCTAAGCAGTGCATCGGGCAGTATATTGATAAGGGAATTTCTGTAATAGCAGCTTCAAGAGATACTGCTTCTCTGGAAAATTTCATTAAAGACAACAACCTTGATTCTTCAAAGGTTAAGATACTGTATTTTGATGCAGTAGATTTTGATTCTCATCGGAAGTTTTATAATGAACTTCCTGTAAAACCTCATATTGCAGTTTATGCAGCCGGCTTTCTGGTTGATAACGAAATAGCATTACAAGATTTTAATGGGGCGCAGCAGATGATGCAGGTCAATTATATGGGAGCAGTTTCTATTCTGAATATTATTGCAATGGATGAAAGCAATAAAAATTTAGAAAGGATCATCGGGCTTTCTTCGCTTTCCGGAGTTAGAGGTCGGAAAAGCAACTTCGTATATGGAAGTACAAAAGCTGCTTTTACTCAATATTTAGCAGGCTTAAGACAGGAATTAGCTTCAAGAAAGGTTATTGTTAATGCCCTGGTGATCGGTTACATCAGAACCAAGATCAATAAAGGGCTTCAGCTCAATGAGTCTCTGATTATGGAGCCGGATTATGTGGCAAAACATATCGTGAATGCTGGAAATCCTTTTACCATTGTTCCAAATTTTAAGTGGAAAATGATTTATTTAATTTTGAAAATATTACCGGAAAGTTTAGTGGCGAAACTTCCCTAA
- the nusB gene encoding transcription antitermination factor NusB, giving the protein MLGRRQIREKVVQTLYSYYQNPVKFDVLEKNMFTGIEKIYYLYIYQLNFMVALKELAENQIEIGKNKYIKTDSDINPNQKFINNQVLIKLEENPERLFFTGQHKQLKWDMHDDVLVKTFQRITAGKRYQDFMKEEGYSFEADQKFIGKLFLRYIAENEDFQEYLSDKELSWYDDIHIANSMVQKTIGFLKEDEESRTLIKMIKDEEDKTFAAKLLRDTLNNWEATEKKLGERLENWDLERVSLMDKVILTTAISELDNFPFTPSRVIINEYIEIAKVFATDRSNIFINGILDKYCKDQNRI; this is encoded by the coding sequence ATGTTAGGAAGACGACAAATCCGTGAAAAAGTAGTACAGACATTGTATTCATACTACCAAAATCCTGTAAAATTTGATGTTTTAGAGAAAAACATGTTTACAGGAATAGAGAAAATCTATTATCTCTATATTTATCAGCTCAATTTTATGGTGGCTCTGAAAGAATTAGCAGAAAACCAAATTGAGATCGGTAAGAATAAATACATTAAGACCGATTCTGATATTAATCCTAACCAAAAATTCATCAATAACCAAGTTCTGATAAAGCTGGAAGAAAATCCTGAAAGATTATTTTTTACAGGTCAGCACAAACAGTTGAAATGGGATATGCATGATGATGTATTGGTGAAAACTTTCCAAAGGATTACGGCAGGAAAGCGTTATCAGGATTTTATGAAGGAGGAAGGCTATTCTTTTGAAGCTGATCAGAAATTTATCGGGAAGCTGTTTTTAAGATATATTGCCGAAAATGAAGATTTTCAGGAGTACCTTAGTGATAAGGAACTTTCATGGTATGATGATATTCATATTGCCAACTCTATGGTACAGAAAACAATTGGTTTCCTGAAAGAAGATGAAGAAAGCAGAACTTTAATTAAAATGATTAAAGATGAAGAAGACAAAACTTTTGCTGCAAAACTTCTTAGAGATACGCTAAACAACTGGGAAGCTACTGAGAAAAAACTAGGTGAAAGATTGGAAAACTGGGATCTGGAGAGAGTTTCTTTAATGGATAAAGTCATTTTGACGACGGCTATTTCAGAGCTTGATAATTTTCCTTTTACGCCTTCAAGAGTTATTATCAATGAATATATTGAGATTGCAAAAGTATTTGCAACAGACCGTTCCAATATCTTCATTAATGGAATTTTGGATAAATATTGTAAAGATCAAAATAGAATTTAA
- a CDS encoding DUF3276 family protein, giving the protein MSEYKERHENEIFTKVLKAGRRTYFFDVRETKAGDYYLTITESKKNFGENGEATFEKHKIYLYKEDFKSFQEMFNESTDFIINEKGEDVISEKHDKDFKSKSFTIDSDDEV; this is encoded by the coding sequence ATGAGTGAATACAAGGAACGCCATGAAAATGAGATTTTCACGAAGGTGTTAAAAGCGGGGAGAAGAACTTATTTCTTTGATGTGCGCGAGACGAAAGCAGGAGATTATTATCTTACGATTACCGAAAGTAAAAAGAACTTCGGGGAGAATGGGGAAGCTACATTCGAGAAGCACAAAATTTATCTTTACAAAGAAGATTTTAAAAGTTTTCAGGAGATGTTTAATGAATCCACAGATTTCATCATTAACGAAAAGGGTGAGGATGTAATATCAGAAAAACACGACAAAGACTTCAAAAGCAAATCATTCACAATTGATTCTGACGACGAAGTATAA
- a CDS encoding DUF1573 domain-containing protein → MKKTLSIIALSIIGFGLVSCKKENQQAATGAVAADITDSAAGATNLAPTNAAPVSAETAAVAPVSNQPLTSVALSENNFDFGKIKKGDKVQHIYEITNTGKNPLVISEVKPGCGCTAPDFTKEPILPGKKGNITLHFDSSSFDGNVQKYADVFANVDKAPIKLTFTANIQP, encoded by the coding sequence ATGAAAAAGACATTATCAATTATCGCTTTGTCTATCATAGGCTTTGGTTTAGTTTCTTGTAAAAAAGAAAACCAGCAAGCTGCTACTGGTGCAGTAGCTGCTGATATTACAGACTCTGCTGCAGGTGCGACTAATTTAGCTCCTACTAATGCAGCTCCAGTTTCAGCTGAAACAGCTGCTGTAGCTCCGGTTTCTAACCAACCATTAACGTCTGTGGCATTATCTGAAAACAATTTCGATTTTGGAAAAATCAAAAAAGGAGATAAAGTACAGCACATTTACGAGATTACAAACACAGGAAAAAATCCTTTAGTGATCTCTGAAGTGAAGCCTGGATGCGGATGTACAGCTCCTGATTTTACAAAAGAGCCAATCCTTCCAGGGAAAAAAGGAAATATCACTTTGCATTTTGATTCTTCAAGCTTTGACGGAAACGTTCAGAAGTATGCAGATGTATTTGCAAACGTAGATAAAGCTCCTATCAAATTAACGTTCACAGCGAACATTCAACCGTAA
- the ligD gene encoding DNA ligase D, translating into MLAKSFETAFDDEDWVFEIKWDGYRAIADLSHKNPLFYSRNGISFLSKFEKVTQDFEQQKYQMILDGEIVAYDEHGKPSFQLLQQIGDNPNLALTYQVFDLLWLNGHSTEELPLLQRKELLKEALIETDVIKYCDHIPEKGIDFFNQMKKMQLEGMIAKKASSLYTENHRTNDWLKIKFTSTEEAIICGFTEPRGSRKSFGALILGKYMDGKLVYSGHTGTGFNKESLSQMHERLKELIIKTSPFEKKPKTNMPVTWTKPELVCEIKFSEITKDGIYRHPVFIALREDKNPEEISDSTNKISQINKNPKEMKTKATPKKSTKPTEKEKEVTLNRHTVKLTNQDKIYFPKDGITKGDVIEYYQSVAEYILPYLKNRPLSLNRFPNGIEEQGFYQKDAGDNMPEWIKTTEVYSESNDKYIDYVYCNDKATLAYLNNLGCIDLNPWNSALPDLEHPDYLVLDLDPSKKNTFDHVIETALQVNEVLNSVKIKGYCKTSGSTGIHVYIPMGGKYDFDQVKDFAHILMKQVHEQLPEITTLERSLQKRDDKKIYLDYLQNRTGQTLASAYSLRPKEGASVSMPLDWDEVKPGMKPTDFTIDNALDRIKEKGDLFKPVLGKGIDMMMALELLQNND; encoded by the coding sequence ATGCTGGCTAAATCTTTTGAAACGGCCTTTGATGATGAAGATTGGGTTTTTGAAATAAAATGGGATGGCTACAGAGCTATTGCCGATCTTAGTCATAAAAATCCACTATTTTATTCCCGGAACGGAATTTCTTTTTTATCAAAATTTGAAAAGGTGACACAAGATTTCGAACAACAGAAGTATCAAATGATTCTTGACGGAGAAATTGTAGCCTATGATGAACACGGAAAACCCAGCTTCCAGCTCTTACAGCAAATTGGTGATAATCCTAACCTTGCCTTAACCTACCAGGTATTTGATCTTCTATGGCTGAACGGCCATTCTACAGAAGAACTTCCGCTTTTACAGAGAAAAGAGCTTTTAAAAGAAGCGTTAATTGAAACCGATGTTATTAAATATTGCGACCATATTCCCGAAAAGGGCATTGATTTTTTCAACCAAATGAAGAAAATGCAGTTAGAAGGAATGATTGCGAAAAAAGCCAGTAGTTTATATACCGAAAATCATAGAACAAATGACTGGCTTAAAATAAAATTTACCAGTACCGAGGAAGCCATTATTTGTGGATTTACGGAGCCCAGGGGATCCAGGAAAAGCTTCGGAGCATTGATCCTTGGAAAATATATGGATGGAAAGCTGGTGTATAGCGGACATACGGGAACAGGTTTTAATAAAGAATCTTTAAGCCAAATGCATGAAAGGTTAAAAGAACTGATTATAAAAACTTCCCCGTTTGAAAAAAAGCCTAAAACAAACATGCCCGTAACGTGGACGAAACCTGAATTAGTCTGTGAAATAAAATTCTCTGAAATTACCAAAGACGGTATTTACCGGCATCCTGTTTTTATTGCTCTCCGTGAGGATAAAAATCCTGAAGAAATCAGTGATTCGACCAATAAAATAAGTCAAATTAATAAAAATCCTAAAGAAATGAAAACTAAAGCTACGCCTAAGAAAAGTACTAAACCTACAGAAAAAGAAAAAGAGGTTACTCTAAACAGACATACAGTAAAACTAACAAATCAGGATAAAATTTATTTTCCGAAAGATGGCATTACAAAAGGTGATGTGATAGAATATTACCAATCGGTCGCGGAATATATTCTTCCTTATTTGAAAAACCGTCCGTTATCTCTGAACCGTTTTCCCAATGGAATTGAAGAGCAGGGCTTTTATCAGAAAGATGCAGGGGACAATATGCCGGAATGGATTAAAACTACGGAAGTCTACTCGGAATCCAATGATAAATATATAGATTACGTATACTGTAATGATAAAGCTACGTTAGCTTACCTGAATAATTTAGGCTGTATAGATTTAAACCCTTGGAACAGCGCTCTTCCCGACCTTGAGCATCCTGATTATCTCGTTTTGGATCTGGATCCCTCAAAGAAAAATACATTTGACCATGTTATTGAAACAGCTCTTCAGGTTAATGAGGTTTTAAATTCAGTTAAAATAAAAGGTTACTGCAAAACTTCAGGAAGCACAGGGATTCACGTTTATATTCCGATGGGTGGAAAATATGATTTTGACCAAGTGAAAGATTTTGCCCATATTTTGATGAAACAGGTTCATGAGCAGCTTCCGGAAATCACCACATTAGAAAGAAGCTTGCAGAAAAGGGATGACAAAAAAATATATCTGGATTATCTGCAAAACAGAACCGGACAGACTTTAGCAAGTGCTTACAGTTTACGCCCTAAAGAAGGAGCATCCGTATCGATGCCTTTGGACTGGGATGAAGTAAAGCCCGGTATGAAACCGACGGATTTTACCATTGATAATGCTTTGGATAGAATTAAGGAAAAAGGGGATTTATTTAAACCTGTTTTAGGGAAAGGAATTGATATGATGATGGCGTTGGAATTACTTCAAAATAATGATTAA
- the bshB1 gene encoding bacillithiol biosynthesis deacetylase BshB1 produces the protein MKIDILAFGAHPDDVELGCGGTIAKMISEGKTCAIVDLTRGELGTRGTDETRRVEAGESAKILGVSARENLGMKDGFLVNSEEYQMEIVKMIRKYRPEIVLANAIDDRHPDHAKGAKLVSDACFLAGLRKIQTLIDGENQEVWRPKQIFHYIQWKDIKPEFVIDISEHLDKKIEACMAFKTQFYDPASNEPVTPIATKDFFESLTYRAQDLGRLSGVTYAEGFTSEKLIAMKNFDGIVW, from the coding sequence ATGAAAATAGACATACTTGCTTTTGGAGCACATCCTGATGATGTAGAACTTGGCTGCGGCGGAACTATTGCCAAAATGATTTCAGAAGGCAAAACATGCGCAATTGTAGACCTTACAAGAGGTGAGCTGGGAACCAGAGGAACCGATGAGACCAGAAGAGTAGAGGCTGGGGAATCTGCAAAAATTCTGGGTGTTTCTGCCAGAGAAAATCTGGGAATGAAAGATGGCTTTTTAGTGAATTCTGAAGAATACCAAATGGAGATCGTAAAAATGATTCGCAAATACCGCCCTGAAATCGTCTTAGCTAATGCGATTGATGACAGGCATCCGGATCACGCAAAAGGAGCGAAATTAGTGTCGGATGCGTGCTTTTTGGCAGGACTGAGAAAAATTCAAACACTTATTGACGGCGAAAATCAGGAAGTCTGGAGGCCTAAGCAGATTTTCCATTATATTCAGTGGAAAGATATCAAGCCGGAATTTGTTATTGATATTTCCGAACATTTAGATAAGAAGATTGAAGCATGTATGGCATTCAAAACGCAGTTTTATGATCCTGCTTCCAATGAACCCGTAACTCCAATTGCAACAAAAGACTTTTTCGAAAGTCTGACCTATCGTGCTCAGGATTTAGGAAGATTATCGGGAGTGACTTATGCTGAGGGATTTACGTCTGAGAAGCTCATTGCGATGAAAAATTTTGACGGAATTGTTTGGTAA
- a CDS encoding DNA polymerase ligase N-terminal domain-containing protein, which yields MALKDYNEKRRFDETSEPKGKTKKSKDKLIFVVQRHAASRLHYDFRLEMEGVLKSWAVPKGPSLDPKDKRLAMEVEDHPYDYKDFEGNIPEGNYGAGQVEVWDSGTYEPLDDTSKLSDEKELLKELKAGSIKFILHGKKLKGEFALVKMKNAENNAWLLIKHKDEFAEENYDAEENTSKNSAVTKFLEEKKSLKNSKKKS from the coding sequence ATGGCTCTGAAAGATTATAACGAAAAGCGAAGATTCGATGAAACCAGTGAACCTAAAGGGAAAACAAAAAAAAGTAAGGACAAGCTTATTTTTGTAGTTCAAAGGCATGCTGCATCCCGACTGCATTATGATTTCCGGCTGGAAATGGAAGGTGTTTTGAAAAGTTGGGCAGTTCCGAAAGGTCCATCATTAGATCCAAAAGACAAACGTCTCGCTATGGAAGTTGAAGATCATCCCTATGATTATAAAGACTTTGAAGGCAACATTCCGGAAGGAAATTACGGTGCCGGGCAGGTTGAGGTCTGGGACAGCGGAACTTATGAACCCTTAGATGATACAAGCAAACTTTCTGACGAAAAAGAATTATTGAAAGAATTAAAAGCCGGTTCAATAAAGTTCATTTTACATGGAAAAAAACTGAAAGGTGAATTCGCATTGGTTAAAATGAAAAATGCAGAAAATAATGCATGGCTTTTAATTAAGCATAAAGATGAATTTGCAGAAGAAAATTATGATGCGGAAGAAAATACATCCAAAAATTCTGCAGTCACAAAATTCTTAGAGGAAAAAAAAAGCCTAAAAAACAGCAAAAAGAAGTCATAA
- the yajC gene encoding preprotein translocase subunit YajC: MLTIFLQAQPQGSSSMMLIMMGVMFVGFYFLMIRPQMRKQKQEKNFQETLKVGTRVVLTSGLHGRIAQVQDDGFVIETLSGKLKFEKAAVSREFTENRFGDKAKAAAEKTEKKEIETEKK, from the coding sequence ATGTTGACAATCTTTTTACAGGCACAGCCGCAGGGATCTTCATCAATGATGCTGATCATGATGGGTGTGATGTTTGTGGGATTTTATTTTTTAATGATAAGACCACAGATGAGAAAGCAGAAGCAGGAGAAAAACTTCCAGGAAACTTTAAAAGTAGGAACCAGAGTAGTCCTTACTTCAGGTCTTCATGGTAGAATTGCTCAGGTACAGGATGATGGTTTCGTGATTGAGACATTATCTGGAAAACTTAAATTCGAAAAAGCAGCAGTTTCAAGAGAATTTACTGAAAATCGTTTTGGAGATAAAGCAAAAGCAGCTGCTGAGAAAACAGAGAAAAAAGAAATCGAAACTGAAAAGAAATAA
- a CDS encoding DUF4132 domain-containing protein yields the protein MGNTFRHISNNTEGFTSEQIAENYPLHEIWAQWYKESGLQPRDLFLLTFAENCDRKKFRDFLGNYVFYHKEILPNPLKSDYYWDNPVKRILESLQYKFVFEEKTDFLIDACSTLFAHLPDDVINYKTKESEYYYGGGTGWQQLGFFSVFLGAVPFKDLTDEQCIKQWNLYRWMQYNGLEENKKHSVPNFYLFCKAYELNVITKDELYEGIFTADSVIRDLTRAKTYTTYHHQERYLDTFPFLKPIIEEIQNKFLDVELIRGDANTAVSQFVQEFQTLFGTHRLLQLLKGLGKSGLYANYIYSYGNESMTKQKLFSYLIKNSYPLESDTQESFNEMMKKEKIAELRLIQAAIYAPQWQKLVSTYLGWKGLDSAIWWMHAHTKTTAYQAQNSELESEVAKYSSVDVQEFQDGAVDKDWFIKAYKELGKARWEMLYESAKYISDGNGHRRARLYSDTLTGDLKIKEVTAKVKDKRDQDYLRVYGLVPLSKANPEKDVLSRYEYIQQFKKESKEFGSMKQASEALAIRVALENLARNAGYPDPIRLTWAMETKQIQTILSKETQVTIDGVTVGLIIETDGKAEIVVFRDDKQLKSIPPKIKKDKAIVELGNYRKIMREQWTRSRKGLEEAMIRGDEFLFAEIQNLFEHPIIVKHLEKLVFISSDNKIGFYHKGNLVDAHGEIHELSETDTLRIAHCIDLHQHSVWSEYQHYCFTEKLIQPFKQIFRELYVPTPDELKERSVSRRYAGHQVQPKQTLALLKTRGWKVDYEEGLQKVYHKEGFQVKMYAAANWFSPAEVEHPTLETIEFHSLKDYKNIPFEDINPRLFSEVMRDIDLVVSVAHVGGVDPEASHSSIEMRAVLMKETARLFKLDNISIEGSHVLVKGKMAEYSVHLGSAVVHQVPGKYLSILPVHSQHRGRLFLPFADDDPKSAEVMSKVLLLAKDHEIQDPTILSKIKRELV from the coding sequence ATGGGGAATACCTTCAGACACATCAGCAATAATACGGAAGGCTTTACCTCTGAACAGATTGCTGAAAACTATCCTCTGCATGAAATATGGGCGCAGTGGTATAAAGAATCGGGGCTTCAGCCGCGCGATTTATTCCTGCTGACTTTCGCTGAAAACTGCGATCGCAAAAAGTTCAGGGATTTCCTGGGAAACTATGTATTCTATCACAAGGAGATCCTGCCTAATCCGTTGAAAAGTGACTATTACTGGGACAACCCTGTTAAAAGGATTCTGGAATCCCTGCAATATAAATTCGTATTTGAGGAGAAAACAGATTTCCTGATCGATGCATGCAGTACGCTGTTTGCTCACCTTCCGGACGATGTGATCAACTACAAGACAAAAGAAAGTGAGTATTATTACGGTGGAGGAACCGGTTGGCAGCAGCTGGGCTTTTTCAGTGTATTTTTAGGAGCTGTTCCGTTTAAAGATCTTACCGATGAACAATGTATCAAACAGTGGAATCTTTACCGCTGGATGCAGTACAATGGCCTGGAAGAAAACAAAAAACATTCCGTTCCGAATTTCTACTTATTCTGTAAAGCATACGAGCTTAATGTCATTACAAAGGATGAACTCTATGAGGGGATTTTTACCGCCGACTCAGTGATAAGGGATCTTACAAGAGCTAAGACTTATACTACCTACCATCATCAGGAAAGATATCTGGATACATTTCCTTTCCTGAAACCGATCATAGAAGAAATTCAAAATAAATTCCTGGATGTGGAGCTTATTCGCGGTGATGCCAATACTGCCGTTTCTCAATTTGTACAGGAGTTTCAGACCCTATTCGGAACCCATCGCCTTCTACAGCTGTTAAAAGGACTTGGGAAATCAGGATTATATGCCAATTATATTTATAGCTATGGCAACGAAAGCATGACCAAGCAGAAGCTGTTCTCTTATCTGATCAAAAATTCTTATCCTTTGGAAAGTGATACTCAGGAATCATTCAATGAAATGATGAAGAAAGAGAAGATTGCAGAACTTCGTTTGATACAGGCTGCTATCTATGCGCCGCAATGGCAGAAACTTGTCAGTACGTATTTAGGCTGGAAAGGTCTGGATTCAGCGATCTGGTGGATGCATGCCCATACCAAAACAACTGCGTATCAGGCTCAGAACTCGGAACTTGAAAGTGAAGTGGCTAAATACTCATCTGTAGACGTTCAGGAATTTCAGGATGGAGCAGTTGATAAGGATTGGTTCATAAAAGCGTATAAAGAATTAGGTAAAGCCCGTTGGGAAATGCTTTATGAATCTGCAAAATACATCTCTGACGGAAACGGACACCGCCGGGCAAGGCTTTATTCTGATACGCTCACAGGTGACTTAAAAATAAAAGAGGTCACTGCAAAAGTAAAAGACAAACGGGATCAGGATTATCTTCGCGTGTATGGGCTGGTGCCGCTGAGCAAAGCCAATCCGGAGAAAGATGTATTGAGCCGATATGAGTATATTCAACAATTTAAAAAGGAAAGTAAGGAATTTGGTTCTATGAAACAGGCGAGTGAAGCTCTGGCTATTCGTGTGGCTTTGGAAAATCTTGCCCGAAACGCAGGTTATCCGGATCCGATAAGATTGACCTGGGCTATGGAAACGAAGCAAATTCAGACCATTCTTTCAAAAGAAACACAGGTTACGATTGATGGTGTCACAGTAGGTTTAATTATAGAAACGGATGGAAAAGCTGAGATCGTTGTATTCAGAGACGACAAGCAGCTCAAATCTATTCCTCCAAAAATCAAAAAAGACAAAGCCATTGTAGAATTAGGAAACTATCGCAAAATAATGCGTGAACAATGGACCCGTTCTAGAAAAGGACTGGAAGAAGCTATGATCAGAGGGGATGAGTTTCTTTTTGCAGAAATTCAAAACCTTTTCGAACATCCCATTATAGTAAAACACCTGGAAAAGCTGGTGTTTATTTCCAGCGATAACAAAATAGGATTCTATCATAAAGGAAATCTGGTTGATGCGCATGGAGAAATCCATGAATTAAGTGAAACCGATACTTTACGCATTGCCCATTGTATAGATTTGCATCAGCATTCCGTTTGGAGTGAGTATCAACACTATTGTTTTACAGAAAAACTCATTCAGCCATTCAAACAGATATTCAGGGAATTGTATGTGCCGACTCCTGATGAACTGAAGGAGAGATCTGTGTCACGCCGTTATGCGGGGCACCAGGTTCAGCCTAAACAGACATTGGCTTTACTCAAAACAAGAGGTTGGAAAGTAGATTACGAGGAAGGTTTACAAAAAGTATATCATAAAGAAGGATTCCAGGTGAAAATGTATGCTGCAGCCAATTGGTTTTCTCCTGCTGAAGTAGAACATCCAACGTTGGAAACCATAGAGTTCCATTCATTAAAAGACTATAAGAACATTCCTTTTGAAGACATCAATCCAAGGTTGTTTTCAGAAGTCATGCGTGATATAGATCTGGTGGTATCAGTAGCTCACGTAGGTGGAGTAGATCCGGAAGCTAGCCATTCTTCTATAGAAATGAGAGCTGTATTGATGAAAGAAACCGCCCGTTTATTTAAGCTGGATAATATAAGCATTGAAGGTTCACACGTATTGGTGAAAGGTAAAATGGCAGAATACAGTGTGCATTTAGGGAGTGCAGTAGTGCATCAGGTTCCGGGAAAATATCTGTCGATTCTTCCGGTTCATTCCCAGCACAGAGGAAGATTATTCTTACCTTTTGCGGATGACGATCCGAAATCTGCTGAAGTGATGTCTAAAGTGTTATTATTGGCCAAAGACCATGAAATACAGGATCCCACCATCCTTTCTAAGATCAAAAGAGAATTGGTATAA